One genomic region from Enterobacter pseudoroggenkampii encodes:
- a CDS encoding RepB family plasmid replication initiator protein, whose amino-acid sequence MAMENNELPLNLQEVNKTTGEVVKLDVNSASTVQPVALMRLGLFVPTLKSTSRSKTNRKNVTDATEELVQLSIARSEGYTDVRITGSRLDMDTDFKVWLGIIRSMYDFGVKDDTLKLSFVEFVKMCGFDSRRSNKKMRDRISNSLFKLASVTLKFQSETKGWTTHLVQSAYYDITADVVEIRAEPKLFELYQMDRRVLLRLKAIDALQRKESAQALYTYIESLPQNPAPISMKRMRDRLNLTSNLYTQNHTVRKAMAQLKDIGYLDYTEFKRGRATYFSVHYRNPKLISSKVVVPREPEEEVPEQNYDEVIKALKAAGIDPQKLAKALASVKPEND is encoded by the coding sequence ATGGCTATGGAAAATAATGAGTTACCCCTGAATCTTCAGGAGGTCAACAAGACAACGGGCGAAGTTGTTAAGCTGGATGTCAACAGCGCCAGTACTGTTCAGCCTGTTGCGCTCATGAGGCTTGGTTTGTTCGTTCCTACCCTGAAATCAACCTCCAGGAGTAAGACGAACCGCAAAAACGTCACGGATGCGACTGAGGAGCTCGTACAGCTGTCCATTGCCCGGAGTGAAGGGTATACCGATGTCAGGATCACCGGATCGCGCCTCGATATGGATACGGACTTCAAAGTCTGGCTTGGGATCATCCGTTCAATGTATGATTTTGGCGTCAAGGACGACACGCTCAAGCTGTCTTTTGTTGAGTTCGTTAAAATGTGTGGTTTTGACTCCCGGCGCTCTAACAAGAAAATGCGCGACAGGATCAGCAACTCCCTGTTCAAGCTGGCATCCGTAACCCTCAAGTTTCAGAGTGAAACGAAAGGGTGGACTACGCACTTGGTTCAGTCAGCCTATTACGACATCACTGCCGATGTTGTGGAGATCAGGGCAGAGCCCAAGCTCTTTGAGCTTTATCAAATGGACAGGCGGGTCCTGTTGCGTCTGAAGGCCATCGATGCCCTGCAGCGCAAGGAATCCGCACAGGCACTCTATACCTACATCGAAAGCCTGCCACAGAATCCGGCCCCTATCTCCATGAAGCGTATGCGAGACAGACTCAACCTAACATCTAACCTCTACACGCAGAACCACACGGTGCGCAAAGCCATGGCGCAGCTGAAGGATATCGGCTATCTGGATTACACTGAATTCAAACGCGGCCGGGCCACCTACTTCAGCGTGCATTACCGTAATCCTAAACTCATTAGTAGCAAGGTCGTTGTTCCCCGTGAGCCGGAAGAGGAAGTACCTGAGCAGAACTATGACGAAGTGATTAAAGCCCTGAAGGCTGCAGGTATTGATCCTCAGAAACTGGCAAAAGCGCTCGCCAGCGTGAAACCGGAAAATGACTGA
- a CDS encoding site-specific integrase has product MASMQLPVAIDYPAALALRQMALVQDELPKYLLAPEVSALLHYVPDLHRKMLLATLWNTGARINEALALTRGDFSLAPPYPFVQLATLKQRTEKATRTAGRAPAGSQPHRIVPLSDPQYASQLEMMVATLKIPLERRNKRTGRTEKARIWEITDRTVRTWINEAVDAAAADGVTFSVPVTPHTFRHSYAMHMLYAGIPLKVLQSLMGHKSVSSTEVYTKVFALDVAARHRVQFSMAEADAVAMLKIR; this is encoded by the coding sequence ATGGCATCGATGCAACTGCCGGTTGCTATTGACTATCCGGCAGCACTTGCTCTTCGTCAGATGGCTCTGGTTCAGGACGAACTGCCAAAATACTTGCTGGCGCCGGAAGTGAGCGCCCTGCTCCACTACGTGCCAGATCTCCACCGCAAAATGCTACTGGCAACCCTCTGGAATACCGGCGCGCGTATCAATGAAGCCCTGGCGCTTACGCGTGGGGATTTTTCGCTGGCACCGCCCTACCCTTTCGTGCAGCTGGCCACGCTCAAACAGCGGACCGAAAAAGCCACCAGAACGGCCGGCCGTGCTCCGGCCGGTAGCCAGCCTCATCGTATCGTTCCACTTTCCGATCCACAGTATGCCAGCCAGCTGGAAATGATGGTGGCCACCCTGAAAATTCCGCTGGAGCGCCGTAATAAACGCACCGGCAGAACCGAGAAGGCACGGATCTGGGAAATCACAGACAGGACGGTCAGGACTTGGATAAATGAAGCAGTTGATGCGGCTGCCGCCGACGGGGTGACGTTCTCAGTGCCGGTGACCCCGCACACGTTCCGCCACAGCTACGCGATGCACATGCTGTACGCCGGTATTCCGCTTAAGGTGCTGCAGAGCTTAATGGGACATAAGTCGGTCAGTTCGACTGAGGTCTATACGAAGGTTTTTGCCCTGGATGTGGCGGCACGGCATCGAGTGCAATTTTCAATGGCAGAGGCTGATGCTGTTGCAATGCTGAAAATCAGATAA
- the pifC gene encoding transcriptional repressor PifC gives MLSQLNLRFRKKLIEALKMRAGRENTSVNALAERFLDNGLKTAAAGDGYFQLVADPEATVRQLYRHIILGQTFGTAPVSRDELRFILAYAREAFICGRNRVATLPALDTLLDITRDLLAWQVEHDRPVDGHYLKGIFRLSGENWMEEFDAFRAELRPVVDQMYAEHLLRPLESDCFNLADIPDSALARIFTLPRLKTVFPLMLRGLDWSGEKARDLAQELRPVIPAVTQTIEAGTLRLEIRIDGQHPGERPGAWYTTPRLHLLITGQDFVVPYGWETFSELLGLFTLYTRHPEALAHGHQGERVMFSPPGHVTKEGFFGIDGLRIFMPAEAFETLVREFTAKCAEGMLTEALTGLRCLYGDL, from the coding sequence ATGCTCAGCCAGCTTAACCTGCGTTTTCGCAAAAAGCTGATCGAGGCGCTGAAAATGCGCGCCGGTCGGGAAAATACTTCGGTCAATGCCCTGGCCGAACGCTTCCTCGATAACGGGCTGAAAACGGCCGCCGCCGGCGATGGATATTTTCAGCTGGTCGCCGATCCGGAGGCGACGGTCCGGCAGCTGTACCGGCATATCATTCTCGGCCAGACCTTCGGCACTGCTCCGGTCTCCCGGGATGAGCTGCGCTTCATCCTGGCGTATGCCCGGGAGGCCTTTATTTGCGGCCGGAACAGAGTGGCCACGCTCCCGGCTCTGGACACACTGCTCGACATCACCCGCGACCTGCTGGCCTGGCAGGTGGAGCATGACCGCCCGGTGGACGGTCATTACCTGAAGGGGATCTTCCGCCTGTCCGGGGAAAACTGGATGGAAGAGTTTGACGCCTTCCGGGCAGAGCTGCGCCCCGTTGTGGACCAGATGTATGCCGAACACCTCCTGCGTCCGCTGGAGAGCGACTGTTTCAACCTCGCCGATATTCCCGACAGTGCTCTCGCCAGGATTTTCACCCTGCCGCGGCTGAAAACCGTTTTCCCGCTGATGCTGCGCGGGCTGGACTGGAGCGGGGAGAAGGCCCGAGATCTGGCTCAGGAGCTGCGCCCGGTGATCCCGGCCGTCACGCAAACCATTGAGGCCGGCACGCTGCGCCTTGAAATCCGCATTGACGGCCAGCACCCCGGAGAACGCCCTGGGGCCTGGTACACCACGCCCCGTCTGCACCTGCTGATCACCGGCCAGGACTTCGTGGTGCCGTACGGCTGGGAGACCTTCTCCGAACTGCTGGGCCTGTTCACTCTGTATACCCGCCATCCGGAAGCCCTGGCGCACGGTCACCAGGGGGAGCGCGTGATGTTCTCCCCGCCCGGGCACGTCACGAAGGAGGGATTTTTCGGAATAGACGGCCTGCGGATTTTTATGCCGGCAGAGGCGTTTGAGACACTGGTCCGGGAATTCACCGCTAAATGCGCGGAAGGTATGCTCACGGAGGCCCTGACCGGGCTGCGCTGCCTGTACGGAGATCTGTAG
- a CDS encoding KAP family P-loop NTPase fold protein, whose amino-acid sequence MATENVLSRAGFEGPVLKAEDDRYGYTAIAEGLARSISALDENVSTVIGIEGQWGSGKTSLLNLLTEHLKTQVPTTTQIVVFSPWVNSPDESPVSALMMTIAARLTSLDTSAMVLAEKAVPLAENILNYAQQTSRRLAPVTRFAGNFVPGLGLVADGMDALAETSLKGREQTAAELRADIEGKIAALDISFIVVIDDLDRLEPAQAVEVLRMVRSVADFSRFRYVMCYDRDVLAHAVESGLGVQNGKLYLQKIIPLSFSLPRPESFDLRREFMAGVIRLYTSVCRTDPDETLLQELRTVTDMYGAGLKTPREVQLTLNALAFRYSGLRDYVWLPDLCFLQLIRTVNPDLYDWIEHYLTERAVVESGDGTVSEAEQAEMVTSLGQHLSLFRSSEAKSVTSLRHWVPGISGYKTEHLKLFVQVDDDAKAVLTANRRLGSAVYWRYYFAYSSPQNVLPPDYFTELFRKAGNPAEHPAQAEELLSRINSNNISSRTWFEHILSQLTWPVIAARTTEECEGFLRFFFEHGDEVIKRYTIRNEWFEPHNLDMNSVAVRLLERICEDKRWPVQEHLSEMLDTGKSWRWIADFFRQLLWLHGLAGNKATDEQKQFLPPEELRLLQRRLAFRLDAPDITGQFSLDGLLQSHIWAWCDISGLESVKAWVQNETAEDEKFLRFLLALRYRGISSATGHYRALSLTQIAEFTGSEEQIKSRLTKIEGQGNYSDLVSEVKAAISRNRF is encoded by the coding sequence ATGGCGACTGAAAATGTTCTGTCTCGCGCCGGCTTTGAAGGCCCGGTACTGAAGGCTGAAGATGACCGTTACGGGTATACGGCGATAGCAGAGGGGCTGGCGCGCAGCATCAGCGCCCTGGATGAAAATGTCAGCACCGTGATTGGTATCGAAGGGCAGTGGGGTTCCGGCAAAACCAGCCTGCTGAACTTACTGACTGAACACCTGAAGACTCAGGTTCCGACCACCACGCAGATTGTGGTTTTCTCTCCCTGGGTCAACTCACCGGATGAAAGCCCGGTAAGCGCGCTGATGATGACCATCGCAGCCAGGCTGACCAGTCTGGATACGTCGGCCATGGTGCTGGCAGAAAAGGCAGTGCCACTCGCAGAGAATATTCTCAACTACGCGCAGCAGACTTCGCGCCGGCTTGCGCCTGTGACGCGATTCGCCGGTAATTTTGTTCCGGGCCTGGGACTTGTCGCCGACGGCATGGACGCCCTGGCGGAAACCAGCCTGAAGGGACGGGAACAGACTGCGGCTGAACTCCGGGCTGACATTGAAGGTAAAATTGCTGCGCTGGACATCAGCTTTATCGTTGTGATTGACGATCTGGATCGTCTGGAGCCTGCGCAGGCGGTGGAAGTGCTTCGTATGGTACGGTCGGTCGCGGACTTCTCGCGATTCCGCTACGTCATGTGCTACGACCGGGATGTGCTGGCGCATGCGGTTGAATCTGGTCTCGGTGTGCAGAACGGCAAGCTCTATCTGCAGAAAATCATCCCGCTGTCGTTCAGTCTTCCCAGACCGGAAAGTTTTGATTTGCGCAGGGAATTTATGGCGGGTGTGATCAGACTCTACACCTCTGTCTGCCGGACCGACCCCGATGAGACACTTCTTCAGGAGCTGAGAACGGTCACGGATATGTACGGGGCAGGTCTGAAAACTCCCCGAGAGGTTCAGCTTACGCTTAATGCGCTGGCCTTCCGCTACAGTGGCCTCAGGGATTATGTCTGGCTACCGGACCTGTGCTTCCTGCAGCTCATCCGGACAGTCAACCCGGATCTTTATGACTGGATCGAGCACTATCTCACCGAAAGGGCCGTGGTGGAGTCCGGCGACGGTACCGTCAGCGAGGCGGAGCAGGCTGAGATGGTCACCAGCCTTGGCCAACACCTTTCACTGTTCCGATCGTCAGAAGCGAAATCCGTGACATCACTGCGTCACTGGGTCCCGGGTATATCAGGTTATAAAACTGAGCATCTGAAGCTGTTCGTTCAGGTGGACGATGACGCAAAAGCCGTCCTGACGGCCAACCGGCGCCTCGGCAGTGCTGTCTACTGGCGTTACTATTTTGCGTACTCCTCCCCGCAGAATGTCCTGCCACCTGACTATTTCACCGAACTCTTCCGTAAGGCAGGAAACCCGGCTGAACACCCCGCTCAGGCAGAAGAGCTGCTGAGCCGCATCAACAGCAACAACATTTCCTCCCGGACCTGGTTCGAGCATATACTTAGTCAGCTGACCTGGCCGGTAATTGCCGCGCGTACAACTGAAGAATGCGAAGGCTTCTTGCGATTCTTCTTTGAGCACGGCGATGAGGTTATTAAGCGTTACACCATCCGTAATGAATGGTTCGAACCCCATAATCTCGATATGAACAGTGTGGCTGTCCGCCTGCTGGAGAGGATCTGCGAAGACAAGCGCTGGCCTGTTCAGGAACATTTGAGCGAAATGCTGGATACGGGAAAGTCGTGGCGCTGGATAGCGGACTTCTTTCGCCAGTTACTCTGGTTGCACGGCCTTGCCGGAAACAAGGCGACGGATGAACAAAAGCAGTTTCTACCCCCGGAAGAATTAAGACTATTGCAGCGCCGGCTGGCTTTCCGTCTTGATGCTCCTGATATTACCGGTCAGTTTAGTCTGGACGGTCTGCTGCAGTCCCATATCTGGGCGTGGTGCGATATTAGTGGACTGGAAAGCGTAAAGGCATGGGTACAGAATGAAACTGCAGAGGATGAAAAATTTCTCAGATTTCTGCTTGCCCTGCGTTACCGCGGGATAAGCTCTGCAACCGGGCATTACAGGGCGCTTAGCCTGACTCAGATCGCGGAGTTTACAGGCAGTGAGGAACAGATCAAAAGCAGGCTGACAAAAATAGAGGGGCAGGGGAATTACAGTGATCTTGTTTCAGAGGTGAAAGCTGCGATATCCCGTAACCGATTCTGA
- a CDS encoding AAA family ATPase, with translation MEIEIHHCNNIERARITLTEDKLNIKFAPNGTGKSTLSRAISCAARNDTQGLQALMPFRLRGENPDSAGPVVIGAEGIGDVMCFNEEYVGQFTFQPDELISDSFNILIRNEAHAEREREIEEMTQTIRVVFTDHAELNSLIDHLQELSTAFKSTSSGISRASTGMRGLSGGNKIHHIPAGLENYQPYIRSERRVDWIDWQTKGLEFSPLSDGCCPFCTGDIREKEAQIRQVSEEYDKSTIKNLTAIIRLVENLGNYLTEDARERLLAITQLQNGPEAEHIEYLIALKRQTDTLTEKLTALRGLNVFTLQEQQNVREVLTARLIDLQFFPDLQCELTQGITNRLNAALQDLINLAGPLQGKINRHRDSMVRLIAQHKTNINNFLTYAGYKYRVDISGEGAQRKLRLRHMDFDGYVSGGSQHLSYGERNAFAIVLFMYECLSKNPGLIILDDPISSFDKNKKFAILEMLFRRDSGECLKNRTVLMLTHDVEPVIDTLKSVRKLFSNLVTASCLRLSAGVIEELPVNDRDIMTFMQICKSITVSADCEEIIKLIYLRRYFEIVDERGDAYQLLSNLFHRRVVPLDHREPAAAGTGYPEMVPEKIQQARQDIREYVDSFDYPRLHALVSSPEEIKNLYRRCRNGYEKLQVFRLLELDQDHPVIRKFVNETYHIENEFICQLDPSRFDLIPEYVIVECDKLIALPPAANQGIIARTA, from the coding sequence ATGGAAATTGAAATACACCACTGCAATAACATCGAGCGGGCCCGTATCACCCTCACGGAAGATAAACTGAATATCAAATTTGCGCCCAACGGTACCGGCAAAAGCACGCTCTCCCGGGCCATAAGCTGTGCGGCACGGAACGATACTCAGGGACTGCAGGCGCTGATGCCCTTCCGGCTGCGCGGAGAAAATCCCGATAGTGCCGGGCCTGTTGTCATCGGTGCTGAGGGGATTGGAGACGTGATGTGCTTTAACGAAGAGTACGTCGGCCAGTTTACGTTCCAGCCGGACGAGCTCATCAGTGACAGCTTTAATATTCTTATCCGCAATGAAGCCCATGCGGAAAGAGAGCGTGAAATAGAAGAAATGACACAAACGATCCGGGTGGTTTTCACGGATCACGCCGAGCTGAATTCGCTGATAGACCACCTGCAGGAACTCAGTACTGCCTTTAAATCAACCAGTTCCGGAATTTCACGTGCTTCAACCGGCATGAGAGGGCTGTCAGGTGGTAATAAAATACACCACATTCCGGCAGGTCTTGAGAACTATCAACCCTACATCCGCAGTGAACGCCGCGTTGATTGGATTGACTGGCAGACAAAGGGACTTGAGTTTTCCCCCCTTTCAGATGGCTGCTGTCCGTTCTGTACCGGTGATATCAGGGAAAAGGAAGCGCAAATCCGCCAGGTCAGCGAGGAGTACGATAAATCCACCATTAAAAACCTGACCGCCATCATCAGACTGGTAGAAAACCTTGGTAATTACCTGACGGAGGACGCCAGAGAACGCCTTCTGGCCATCACGCAGCTTCAAAACGGTCCGGAAGCAGAACATATCGAGTACCTGATAGCGCTGAAACGCCAGACCGACACACTGACGGAGAAACTCACTGCACTGAGAGGCCTGAATGTTTTCACACTGCAGGAACAGCAGAATGTTCGGGAGGTGCTCACTGCCAGGCTGATTGACCTGCAGTTCTTCCCCGATCTGCAGTGCGAGCTCACGCAGGGGATCACCAACAGACTGAACGCGGCCCTTCAGGACCTGATAAACCTTGCCGGACCGCTGCAGGGAAAAATTAACCGGCACCGGGACAGCATGGTCCGGCTGATCGCCCAGCACAAAACAAACATCAATAATTTCCTCACCTATGCCGGCTATAAATACAGGGTGGATATTTCCGGTGAGGGCGCTCAGAGAAAGCTCAGGCTACGACACATGGATTTTGACGGGTATGTCAGCGGCGGCAGCCAGCATCTCAGCTACGGAGAACGGAACGCCTTTGCGATTGTGTTGTTCATGTATGAATGCCTGTCAAAAAATCCGGGACTGATTATCCTGGACGATCCCATTTCCTCTTTTGACAAAAACAAGAAGTTTGCCATTCTCGAAATGCTGTTCAGGCGGGACAGCGGTGAATGCCTGAAGAACCGGACTGTACTCATGCTGACGCATGACGTGGAGCCTGTGATTGACACGCTGAAGTCGGTCAGAAAGCTGTTCAGTAATCTGGTGACCGCCTCCTGCCTGCGTCTGTCTGCCGGAGTCATAGAGGAATTACCCGTTAACGACCGCGATATCATGACGTTCATGCAGATCTGCAAATCCATCACCGTATCAGCAGACTGTGAGGAGATCATTAAGCTCATCTATCTTCGCCGCTACTTTGAAATCGTTGACGAACGTGGCGATGCTTATCAGCTCCTGTCCAATCTGTTCCATCGTCGCGTAGTTCCGCTGGATCATCGCGAGCCTGCCGCTGCGGGCACGGGCTACCCCGAAATGGTGCCGGAGAAAATTCAGCAGGCCCGGCAGGATATCCGGGAGTATGTGGACAGCTTTGATTACCCGCGACTTCATGCACTCGTAAGTAGTCCGGAAGAAATAAAAAACCTGTACCGTCGCTGCCGTAACGGCTATGAAAAACTACAGGTATTCCGTTTACTGGAGCTGGATCAGGATCATCCGGTAATACGAAAATTCGTTAACGAAACGTACCACATAGAAAATGAGTTCATATGTCAGCTGGATCCGTCCAGGTTCGATCTCATCCCGGAGTACGTAATCGTGGAGTGTGACAAACTCATCGCCCTGCCACCTGCAGCTAATCAGGGCATCATTGCCCGTACTGCCTGA